ATTCTGCTTGATGACGCTTTCTAAAAGTAGTCCTACAACCCCAGCTCCGCACGCGAAGCTGGTTTAGGCTCTTCCCTGTTCGCTCGCCACTACTTAGGGAATCATTGTCTTATTTTCTTTTCCTCCGGGTACTTAGATGTTTCAGTTCTCCGGGTTGGCTCTCTTTCGAGTGTTATACCTTCAGTATAACAGGTTGTCCCATTCGGAAATCTCGGGATATAATGCTTGTGTGCAGCTCCCCCGAGCTTATCGCAGCTTACCACGTCCTTCATCGCCTCTCAGACCCAAGGCATCCACCATACGCCCTTAATTGCTTTAAAAAAGTTATTAAACTCTTTTAATGAGGCCAGCATCACTGCTGGACTTATTTTTTAGGTTTGTTGTAGATTTTGTTACCCGACCACATTTCTTCAGACCAACCATAAATTATTATAGTGTGATGTTACAAAATTGTGATCGAACCCCGCTCGCGCGGGGCTGTTAGGTACTCTCCTAACAGTTTGTTATTTTTCCAATATGTCAAAGAACTTGCGGCTACTTTCATCTCCCAAAAGGAAAATCAGGAAAACCATTTGTAGATAATCCGGCTACGAACCTATAGACCCTAAGTCATTATCTCATCTTAAAAGAACTATTTTTTTGTGGAGGATATCGGAGTCGAACCGATGACCCTCTGCGTGCAAGGCAGATGCTCTAGCCAACTGAGCTAACCCCCCATCTTTAGTGGATGAGTTAACAAGCTGACACGCTAACAAGTATAAAACCTTATTAACTTTTAAACTTATCAACTTTTCAACCTCACTAAGTAGACCCGACCAGATTTGAACTGGTGACCCCTACATTATCAGTGTAGTGCTCTAACCAGGCTGAGCTACGGATCTATTTCTAATAAACCAATCTGATAATCGGATAATCAGCCTTGGCTTTAGATTGCCGTACTCCAAATTGGCCATCAAATCTTATTTAAAGAACTGAATAACATTAAAAGCAGGAAACAATAGCACCGGTAAGTGCTTGCTCTAAAAAGGAGGTATTCCAGCCGCACCTTCCGATACGGCTACCTTGTTACGACTTAGCCCCAATTACCAGTTTTACCCTAGGCAGCTCCTTACGGTTACCGACTTCAGGTACACCCGGCTTTCATGGCTTGACGGGCGGTGTGTGCAAGGTCCGGGAACGTATTCACCGTATCATTGCTGATATACGATTACTAGCGATTCCAGCTTCACGCAGTCGAGTTGCAGACTGCGATCCGAACTGAGAAGAGGTTTTTGGGATTAGCTTCCTGTCACCAGGTCGCAACCCTTTGTCCTCCCCATTGTAGCACGTGTGTAGCCCTGGGCATAAAGGCCATGATGACTTGACATCATCCCCTCCTTCCTCGCGTCTTACGACGGCAGTTTCACTAGAGTTCCCAGCGTTACCTGATGGCAACTAGTGATGGGGGTTGCGCTCGTTGCGGGACTTAACCCAACACCTCACGGCACGAGCTGACGACAGCCATGCAGCACCTTACTGGCAGTGTATTGCTACAAAAGTGGCTTTCACCACCGATCTCCCAGCATTCTAGCCCAGGTAAGGTTCCTCGCGTATCATCGAATTAAACCACATGCTCCACCGCTTGTGCGGACCCCCGCCAATTCCTTTGAGTTTCAATCTTGCGATCGTACTTCCCAGGTGGGATACTTAATGCTTTCGCTCAGACACTTATTGTGTATCACAAATGTCGAGTATCCATAGTTTAGGGCGTGGACTACCAGGGTATCTAATCCTGTTTGATCCCCACGCTTTCGAGCCTCAGTGTCAATATATGTGTAGCCAGCTGCCTTCGCAATTGGTGTTCTATGTCATATCTATGCATTTCACCGCTACATGACATATTCCGCTAACCTCCACAATATTCAAGACCAATAGTATCAATGGCAGTTTCCAAGTTAAGCTCGGAGATTTCACCACTGACTTACTAGCCCACCTACGCTCCCTTTAAACCCAGTGAATCCGGATAACGCTTGCACCCTCCGTATTACCGCGGCTGCTGGCACGGAGTTAGCCGGTGCTTATTCATCTGGTACCGTCAGTTGACCTAGAAAGGCCCTTTTTCGCCCCAGATAAAAGAAGTTTACAATCCAGAGGACCTTCATCCTCCACGCGGCATGGCTGGTTCAGACTTGCGTCCATTGACCAATATTCCTTACTGCTGCCTCCCGTAGGAGTCGGGCCCGTGTCTCAGTGCCCGTGTGACTGGTCGTGCTCTCACACCAGTTAATGATCGTAGGCTTGGTGGGCCGTTACCCCGCCAACTACCTAATCATACGCACACCCGTCTTCTAGCGCATCGCTGCTATAATATCAGTGAGATGCCTCACCAACATCTTACGGGGTATTAATCCAAGTTTCCCTGGGCTATCCCCCTCTAAAAGGAAGGTTGTGTACGTGTTCCGCACCCGTTTGCCGGTCTCAAGAAGAGCAAGCTCCTCTCTACCCCACGACTTGCATGTATTAAGCCTGCCGCTAGCGTTCATCCTGAGCCAGGATCAAACTCTCCGTTGTAAATGAGTTTTTGATTCTGACATCTAATTTTCTCTAAAGTAAATTAAACGTGTCAAATCGATTTTTATTTTCGCTTTGACTTACCTTTTCGTTGTCACAACTTAATGTGACTGAATTGTGCTATTGCTTCCAAACTTTCAAAGATCTTTTTGTAATTAATGCCCTAAAGACACCCTTACAAACCTGCCGATACCACCGGACTTGAACCAGCTACGCGCCTCTATCGCTGTATCATCTTAAAAGAACTCTTATCAACCAACCCCTCTTCTTCATTTACACTCCGTTTCGGGGTTGCAAAGATACATTCTCTTTTCCAAACTACCAAAAAAATTTTTAATCTTTTTTCGATGTAACCAATTATGTGTGAAGAACTTACCCTTGAATTAAAAAGCTTATTTTTTGCTAACCTTCATTTTCAGGCGGACTGCAAAGATACAACTTTTATTTTGATTTTTAATACGATCAGTAAAAATATTTTTCTTTTTTTTTCTGACGTCCTGGTAAGTATAAGCGGAATTTCCAGCAAAGTTTTACTGGCATTCATTATAGTAGTAGATGCTTCTGAAACGTAGACTGAACCAATGTTTCAGAGCCTTGAATCTTTATTTTTCTTCTCAGAGAACTAACCCGTTTCGCAAACGGAGTGCAAATATAGCACGTTTTTTTGAATCGCCAAATTTATTTGAAAAAAAAGATACTTTTTTTGCGCCCGGCGTATCGCTGTCAGCTCGTTATGCACTTCGCTGCAGGAACATCAGGGCAACGCTGAACCGGCCTCCAAACCTGGGTGGCGCTTAAAGCAAACCAATCATGAACAGCGCTGCTCCCAAATGCCGGCCAGGTTGCCGCCTCAAAAAGGCATGGTCTTAAAAAACAGTTGTATATGGATAGCCCCGTTAAAATCCAATGTCAGGATCCGGGATATGCTACCCTTGTGAGAACTAACCCATGCGCCGGTGCATCAAAATACGCGGATCCGCATGTTGCTTTTTTTATAATTACCTCAAAGTCTTCCATAGGCAAAGTACCGCGCCCTACCCGCAGCATCGTTGCCACCAATGCCCTTACCATTCCCCGCAAAAACCGGTTGGCTGTTACCTGGTACCGATATAGACTCCCTTCCTGTAACCATTGGCTTTCCATCAGGTTACAATTGAAGGTTTTGACCTGCGTATTGGTCTTGGAAAAGCTGCTGAAGTCTTTGAAGCTTTTTAATAAAACGGCAGCCTCATTCATTAAACCGAGGTCTAACGGATATGGATAAAAATAAGCAGTGTCTGTTAGAAAGGCATTTTTAAACTGGTATACGGTATACTGATAGCTACGGCTCAACGCATCAAACCGGCTATGAGCCCCATCAGTCACGCGGGTTACCGCCTTAATTACAATATCAGCAGGAAGGATCGCATTGAGATTGTAAATCCATTTCGAATCAAAATCGCGGTCCCAGTCGAAATGAAAAAAATTCTGATATGCGTGCACCCCGCTGTCCGTGCGGGAAGAACCGGTAAAAAACGGAGCTGTTTTGAAAAAAATGGTAAATGCCTTTTCGATCTCCCCCTGGATGGTAGCACCCGTTTGCTGGATCTGAAACCCACTGTAACGGGTTCCCTTATAGGAGACTTCTAAAAAATAACGCATTGTAACCTGGCGGCTAAGGGCTGGCAGCTTTCAGCCATCCGTTTTCAGCACTTAGCTATTTAATAAGACTGTTGAACTTTTCTTTGTAAAAGCTATCCTTGATCTCTGACTGCAGCGCGCTGAAATTTTCGGGATCAGAAACATGGGCGCGTGCCGCTTCAAAGAAATTATATTTTCCTGCGTTGGACAAAAACATACTGCTAATGTATTTTACCTGTGCCGTAGAATAACATTTGTTCTTAAATGCCCGCCGGGCTTCTTCTATCATCTGGTCGTCATTTTCTTTACCCGCCATATCCCTGCGCAGTTTGAGAAAATCTCCTTCTGTTGCCACCGACTTACAGTTGCCGGATACCGTTTGAGGTGCCTCTTTTTTACGCCTGGTTTCGGGCTCCTGCGGAATCGACGGTTTTTCCTTTACTGCAAATTGCTGATCACTTTTTGCTGCGGAAGCGGGTTGATCTGTGGTTTCCTTTATTGCAGCTTCGGGTGCTTTTTCCTCAGGAACTTCGGCAGAAGGCGGTATGGTAATTTCAATCTGTTCTGCCTTTTCGCCCGTGCGGTCTTCATAAACCACTACCGTTCCTGTTCCGGATGAATGCTGCGACAATTTTACCACCGCTCCTTTTCCTGCTTTTACAGCATTGTTTTTCGGGGTTTTGGCCGTTTCGGCTGCTGCCGGCTGCGCAGGTTCCCTGGTTTCCGCAGGTTCCTGTTTCGGGACCTCTTCCTTAACTACCGGTTTTTCCTCGGGTTTGGGTGGTTCCAGCAATGAAGGATCATTGGCGGCTTTTGAAAGTATTTTTGTAAAATCGCTTACATTGGAATTATCGGCTGCGGGTTGTTGCTGCGCAGGCGGTGTTTGTTGCACTGCAGCGGTGGCTGCGGGTTCCTGCTTTGGTGCTTCCTCTTTTACCACCGGCTTATCTTCCTGCTTGGGCTGAGGCCTGGGTTCCTGGCGGCGCGGTTGCGGTTTGGGTGCTTCTGCCTTTGCCAGGGCAGCTGCTTCTTCCGCTGTCAGCGGTTTCTGTACATCCATCGACTGAAGATCGAATAAAGACCAGCCATCTGCCCCGAAATTTTTTATCAGATACCCTTTATCTTTTGAATCAATCTTAAACCGGAAGGTCATTTCAGGACTCTTGTTATCCTGGAATCCCACCACCAGCCGGTAATCGCCATCCTTTAGCTGCGGCAGAATAAGGTATCCCGACGAGTTGGCATCAATACGCTGACCATTGATTTTTATATAAAAAGGCTGCGCAGGTTCGGTTTGCAGATAAACAAAATATTTGGATTGAACCGAGTATTGAGCGAAAGAAACAAAGCCAGTCAGCAGAAAGACGATCGCCAGTAATAAACGCTTATTCATGATGTATGTATTGTTCTAAAATAATCCTATCGAAATGATTCTTTTGAACAAAAATAAACGAATAATGCGAGGTGGGAAAGTTTCCGGGGGGAATTTGAGAATTTGGAAATGTGGGAATGTGGAAATGGAGCAATGCAGATTTAACATTAAACCGGTTTTTAGCGTGCAGTTTGCCGCTAACCTGGGCCCTCCCTTCGGGAATATGAAATAACCAATGAAAAATATTAAATGCAAAAGTAAAGAGGTCGTTGTCGCTCCGTAAATTTCCTCCGGTCAATATTCCATAGACGTTAGACATCAAGTATCCGGCGTCTGGGATCTAACACCTAATATCAAGCATAAAACCGGATCTGACCCGCCACAGCGGGCGCGCCTGGAACCTGAAGCTTCAAACCTGAAACCTGGAACGTCAAACCAGGAACACCCCTACCAGCTTCCACCGGCACCGCCGCCACCAAAGCCACCACCGCCAAAGCCGCCGAATCCGCCACCACCACCACCACCGGACCAGCCGCCGCCACCGCCTCCAGACCAGCCGCCGGGTATGATCCAGCCGCCGCCGCCCCGGTATCCCCGGCGTGAAACATAGCCGCCGCCGCCATTTCCGCCCCCGCTCATAAAAGCCACGAATACAATTACGATAATGATAACAAGCACAATCGTTCCAAAGCCAATCCCCTTGCCCCGTTCATGGTAGCCTTCCGGTGCTTTAAACCGGCCCGCTGCAGCCTGCATCAGCGCATCAGTGCCCTCATCCAGTCCGCGGTAGTTATCCCCCCGCTTAAAATCTGGGATCATGATCTGCTGGATGATCTGGTCTGCCACCAGGTCGGTAATAGCGCCTTCCAGTCCGTACCCGGTTGCAATAAACATTCCGCGGTCTTTGGGTCCGGCATTCACCAGGACTACTACCCCGTTACTGAACTGCTTTTGCCCGCCTACTCCCCATTTCCGCCCAAGGGCAATAGCATAATCATCTCGTGAATATCCCTTCAGGTCATCCACGATCACTACGGCGATCTGGTTAGACGTGCTGTCGTCGTAGGCTACCAGTTTGCGCTCCAGTGCCTGTGCCTGTTCAGGCGTTAAGAATCGCCCGGTAAAATCATTGACCAGCCGTGGCGGGTTGGGCGGGTTCGGTATCACGGATTCGATCTGTGCGAACGAAACCACCGAAGCCAGTACCAGGTATAATAAGAAAAGTTTCTTCATGAGATCTTTAACTGCCAAAAACGATATCATCCGGGAGCTCGTTCTGGTCGGTAGCCCGGTCAAAAGGAAAATAATGATGCAGCCCTTCACCAATCTGGTGGATGTATTCGCTGATACCGGTGGCAAAATGTTTCTGGTTAAAATGACCCAGTATCTTTTTTACGAGGTCGTCCCAATACGCTTTGCCGGTGCGCTGGTAGATGCCTTCATCCCCAAAGATCGCCAGCTGCCGGTCTTTCACTGCCACGTACAACAATACAGCATTCCGGTCAACCGTATGGTCCATTTTCAGTTTAAAGAACACCTCTGCGGCACGGTCAACTGGGTCTACATATTTGTTATGACTTTCGATATATACCCGTATCTCACCACTGGTGCGGCTTTCCGCCTGGCGGATCGCCTCCACGATCTGCTCCTTTTCAGCGCTGGTCAGCACTTCCCGAGGATTCCGGTTAAATAGAGAAAAGGCCACGTTATCAGAATTTAATTGCTATGTTTTGATCGGCACCGGCAACCGCCTGGAATCCTTCCCGGGGTTTAAAACCCAGGATACCGGCGGCAATATTGCCCGGGAAACTTCTTACCGCACTGTTGTACACCGCCACGGCCGCGTTAAAATCATTCCGCGCTACCTTGATGCGGCGTTCATTGCCTTCCAGCTGGGTCTGTAACCCGCGGTACGCCTCTGTTCCTTTCAAAGTGGGGTATCGTTCAATAACCGCAATGATCCGGTTTGAGGCCGTTGCCAGGGAATCCTGCAAGGCCGACTGCCGGTTATAGTTTTCCGGTGTTGGTTCCCCACCCAATCCCTGCTGCGCGCGGCCACGGGCTTCTGCCACGGCTACCAGTGTCGACTGCTCAAACCCGGCGATCCCTTTAACAGTACTCACCAGGTTAGGCGTAAGATCCAGGCGCCGCTGGTAGGTATTCTGCACCTCGCTCCATTGCTGCCGCACTTTTTCGTCCTTTTTTACAAAGGAATTGTACGAAACCAGGAAATAGATGCCGATAACCGCCAGCACTGCAATTATGATGAAACCGGATTTCTTCATCGGTTACCGGTTTAGAATTTTACTTTAGGAGCATTTTCAGCACCCGGATCTGCCTTAAATCCTTCCTTGGCATGAAATCCGAAGATACCACCCAAGATGTTCATCGGGAAGGAACGCACCTTCACATTATAGCTGTTTACGGCAGTATTGAACGTTTGCCGGGAAGCCCGGATATCATTTTCGATGCCTTCCAGTTGTCCCTGCAATTGTAAGAAGTTCTGATTGGCTTTTAATTCGGGATAAGCTTCTACCGTAACCAGCAGCCGTCCCAAAGCACTGGTCATCTGCCCCTGCGCTGCCTGGAATTCCGCCAGTTTCTCAGGCGTAAGGTTTTCGGGGTTTACCTGAACCGATGTAGCTTTTGCGCGGGCATTGATCACGTCGGTGAGGGTCGATTTCTCAAAATTCGCAGCACCTTTCACAGTTTCCACCAGGTTACCTACCAGGTCATTTCGCTTTTGATACTCGCTCTGTACATTATTCCAGGCTTTATTTACACTTTCCTGCTCCTTTACAAGGCCGTTATAGCCATTGCATCCCATAAAGCCGAGGATGACCAGCAGAATAACAATGATTAACGTAACTCCTTTCATGTGTTTGTATTTTTGGATTTGATGAAACAAATTTAATCGAAATAATACACCAAGTTATTAAATAATATTCCATATTCCTCATTTTCAGTTGCTCAGATCGGCAAACTGGCCATAAATACCGGCTAAGGAGATGTAAAATGAGAACTATCGAATTAAATATTAATCACCAAATGCCAGGCATCAAATACTAAACACTAAATCCTAACGACTAGATGTAAGTGCAGAAAGCAGCAGGTCTGCCAGGGCGGATGAACATTTAGAATGAGAAATATTATTGTTAAAAACGGATGCGCATACCGGTTGAAATAAGTCTGAAAACAGAAACGCTCCCACCTTTTACATTTTAAATTCAAAATTCTATATTCTACATTCAATGCCGTTTCCTAAGGCAATTTTTAGTTGCCGGAAGACATGCTCGGTGCAACAAGTTTCGCTGATTTCGTGCCGCATCCGAGGCATTGTTGAATATGAATAATGCTGCTAAATATGAGGTCCGGTTTAACGCGATGGGCGCAACGCATCCGCAATGGTCGCAATGAGAACCCGAATATTGAAAAATCCCCTTGGATTTCCTGCGCTGGCCTTGTGGTAGTGAATGAAAAATACTCTTTGAAGAGAAGGAGCTGAAAGCAGGCTCGCTCCCACCTTTTACATTTTAAATTCAAAGTTCTATATTTTAAATTTCCTCCTCTACACCATCTCCTGCATATCCACCAACTTTTTATAAATACCTCCCTGGATTTGCATCAGCTCTGTATGCGATCCCCGCTCGGCGATTTCACCCTTATTCAATACGATGATCTCATCCGCATGCCGCACCGTGCTCAACCGGTGCGCAATAACCAGCGAAGTACGGTTTTTCATCATATTATTGATCGCATCCTGTACCAGCCGTTCACTTTCGGTGTCGAGCGAAGAAGTGGCTTCATCCAGGATCAGGATGGGTGGGTTTTTTAATACCGCCCGGGCAATCGTAAGCCGCTGCTTTTCCCCGCCGCTTAATTTTGCGCCCCTGTCGCCGATATTGGTATCAAATTGTTCGGGCTTATTTTCAATAAACCGGTAGGCATTTGCTATCCGGGCAGCGCTTTCAACTTCGCTCATCGGAGCATCAGGGTCGGAAAGCGTAATATTGTTACGAATGGTATCATTAAACAGGATCGGCTCCTGGCTTACAATGCCAATTTGTTTCCGGATCGACTCCAGGCTGTAGTCCTTGATATTGACCCCATCAAAAAGAATCTCGCCAGATGTTACATCATGAAAACGAGGCACCAGGTCGGCCAGGGTGCTTTTCCCGGCGCCACTGCTACCAACCAGGGCTACCGTTTTCCCCTTAGGGATAAACAGGCTGACATTTTTTAGAATCGGCGTTTCGTTATAGGCGAAGGACACGTTTCTAAATTCGATGCCTTCATCAAATGTTTCCAGCTTTTTCGTACCAGTGTCCTCTACCTTTTCCGGCGTGGTGAGCAATCCTTCAATGCGTTCGATGGCGGCGGCACCTTCCTGCACCCTGAAAAAAGATGCAGCCAGGGACTTGGCCGGGTTGATCATCATAGCAAAAATTGCGATAAAGGAAATGAGGTCACCAGGCCCCAGGGCGTTGCCGTTCAGGATAAGATTGGCCCCGAAGTAAATGATTACGCATAAGACTACAACGCCCAGTAATTCCGTCAACGGAGAAGCCAGATCCCTGCGGGCGGCCATTTTTTTATTGATGCCCAGCAAGGTATTGTTGAGCGTAACAAACCGGTTGTTGAGTATTTTTTCAGCGGTAAATGCCTTAATGATGCGAATGCCGGTAAGCGTTTCATCCAGTATCGAGAGAGTATCGCCCACCCGCAGTGACGCCGCATTACTTTGTTTTTTAAGGGTGCGACTGATACGGCCGATTATAAAGGCCGTTGCAGGCAGCAGGATCAATAAAAATACCGAGAGGCTGGGGCTAATGGCCACCATTGCCACCAGGTAGCTGATTACCATTACCGGGTCCTTAATCAACCCTTCCATCGTATTCACAATGGAACTTTCCACCAGGTTGGCATCATTGGTCATCCGGCTCATAATATCCCCTTTCTTCTGTTCGGAAAAATAGCCTACCGGAAGGCCCAGCACTTTGGCGTAGAGGTCATTTTTCAGGTGAATGATGATGGAGCTCCTTACCGGAACCGAAATCAGCGAGGATACATACAACAACAGGTTTTTCAGAAAAACCGAAATGATCACCAGCACACAACAGAGCAGCACCGCATGCATTTGCTGGCCATTGTTGACCAATCTTTCCAATTCTGCACCAACATAGCGCCCTCCGGGCAACTTGTTCAATATGTTTTGTCCTCCAATTCCGTCTACCTTAAAAATAAGCGACATCAGCGGTGCCAGCATCCCCAAAGAAACCACTGATAATGAGGAAGCAATGATCGTAATCGAAATATACAGGACGATCTTTCCTTTATAATACCCGATATATTTAAAAAGCCGCTTAAATTTTTTTAAACCCATCCGCGTTTATACATTAAAACGCGCAAAGGTACGAGAAAAACCAACACTTGTCGGATTTGCAATAATATACGAGCTACGGAGGCATGATAAAAGATTTCGTATTTAAATTTTGTAATATACTTTTTTAGACGTATGTTTGTAACACACCCCTCAAAACCATGTTGATCAATGCTATTATGAAGAACAATTTCGCCAGACACTGTTGCGTCTTTCTTAAGTAAGGGAACATGATCTTATAAATAACCAAAAGCACAAATTCTTATGTATATTATCGTTTACATTAGCCTTCACCAGATACACTTCCAACGACAACTAATTGATTTACAATAATAATCAAGTATCTCTTTCTTTAACTTTAACTTTTAACAAATGAAAAAAAACATGTTTATGGCATTTGCTATTCTGTTAGCATGCCAGTTAGGCTTTAATGCCTGTAAAAAAAATCCCGTCGAGGCAAAAAATGAAAAAGAGGTTGCCAATATCGAAAATCAGGATAAGGTTTTGAAATTCTTATCAACTGTTTTAAATGTTCCGGTTTCCAAAATCAAAACAGATCTTTCTACTGAAGAGTTTTACATTCCTGATACGGGATTCCGCATTACAATTTCTGAAGCTACAGAAAGATATAATTCCTCCAATATTTACAAAGCACAATATGAGAAATAATAACCTTTAATATTAACAACATGAAAA
The sequence above is a segment of the Niabella agricola genome. Coding sequences within it:
- a CDS encoding TPM domain-containing protein, giving the protein MAFSLFNRNPREVLTSAEKEQIVEAIRQAESRTSGEIRVYIESHNKYVDPVDRAAEVFFKLKMDHTVDRNAVLLYVAVKDRQLAIFGDEGIYQRTGKAYWDDLVKKILGHFNQKHFATGISEYIHQIGEGLHHYFPFDRATDQNELPDDIVFGS
- a CDS encoding LemA family protein; protein product: MKKSGFIIIAVLAVIGIYFLVSYNSFVKKDEKVRQQWSEVQNTYQRRLDLTPNLVSTVKGIAGFEQSTLVAVAEARGRAQQGLGGEPTPENYNRQSALQDSLATASNRIIAVIERYPTLKGTEAYRGLQTQLEGNERRIKVARNDFNAAVAVYNSAVRSFPGNIAAGILGFKPREGFQAVAGADQNIAIKF
- a CDS encoding DUF4476 domain-containing protein gives rise to the protein MNKRLLLAIVFLLTGFVSFAQYSVQSKYFVYLQTEPAQPFYIKINGQRIDANSSGYLILPQLKDGDYRLVVGFQDNKSPEMTFRFKIDSKDKGYLIKNFGADGWSLFDLQSMDVQKPLTAEEAAALAKAEAPKPQPRRQEPRPQPKQEDKPVVKEEAPKQEPAATAAVQQTPPAQQQPAADNSNVSDFTKILSKAANDPSLLEPPKPEEKPVVKEEVPKQEPAETREPAQPAAAETAKTPKNNAVKAGKGAVVKLSQHSSGTGTVVVYEDRTGEKAEQIEITIPPSAEVPEEKAPEAAIKETTDQPASAAKSDQQFAVKEKPSIPQEPETRRKKEAPQTVSGNCKSVATEGDFLKLRRDMAGKENDDQMIEEARRAFKNKCYSTAQVKYISSMFLSNAGKYNFFEAARAHVSDPENFSALQSEIKDSFYKEKFNSLIK
- a CDS encoding LemA family protein; this encodes MKGVTLIIVILLVILGFMGCNGYNGLVKEQESVNKAWNNVQSEYQKRNDLVGNLVETVKGAANFEKSTLTDVINARAKATSVQVNPENLTPEKLAEFQAAQGQMTSALGRLLVTVEAYPELKANQNFLQLQGQLEGIENDIRASRQTFNTAVNSYNVKVRSFPMNILGGIFGFHAKEGFKADPGAENAPKVKF
- the truA gene encoding tRNA pseudouridine(38-40) synthase TruA, with protein sequence MRYFLEVSYKGTRYSGFQIQQTGATIQGEIEKAFTIFFKTAPFFTGSSRTDSGVHAYQNFFHFDWDRDFDSKWIYNLNAILPADIVIKAVTRVTDGAHSRFDALSRSYQYTVYQFKNAFLTDTAYFYPYPLDLGLMNEAAVLLKSFKDFSSFSKTNTQVKTFNCNLMESQWLQEGSLYRYQVTANRFLRGMVRALVATMLRVGRGTLPMEDFEVIIKKATCGSAYFDAPAHGLVLTRVAYPGS
- a CDS encoding TPM domain-containing protein, with translation MKKLFLLYLVLASVVSFAQIESVIPNPPNPPRLVNDFTGRFLTPEQAQALERKLVAYDDSTSNQIAVVIVDDLKGYSRDDYAIALGRKWGVGGQKQFSNGVVVLVNAGPKDRGMFIATGYGLEGAITDLVADQIIQQIMIPDFKRGDNYRGLDEGTDALMQAAAGRFKAPEGYHERGKGIGFGTIVLVIIIVIVFVAFMSGGGNGGGGYVSRRGYRGGGGWIIPGGWSGGGGGGWSGGGGGGGFGGFGGGGFGGGGAGGSW
- a CDS encoding ABC transporter ATP-binding protein; the protein is MGLKKFKRLFKYIGYYKGKIVLYISITIIASSLSVVSLGMLAPLMSLIFKVDGIGGQNILNKLPGGRYVGAELERLVNNGQQMHAVLLCCVLVIISVFLKNLLLYVSSLISVPVRSSIIIHLKNDLYAKVLGLPVGYFSEQKKGDIMSRMTNDANLVESSIVNTMEGLIKDPVMVISYLVAMVAISPSLSVFLLILLPATAFIIGRISRTLKKQSNAASLRVGDTLSILDETLTGIRIIKAFTAEKILNNRFVTLNNTLLGINKKMAARRDLASPLTELLGVVVLCVIIYFGANLILNGNALGPGDLISFIAIFAMMINPAKSLAASFFRVQEGAAAIERIEGLLTTPEKVEDTGTKKLETFDEGIEFRNVSFAYNETPILKNVSLFIPKGKTVALVGSSGAGKSTLADLVPRFHDVTSGEILFDGVNIKDYSLESIRKQIGIVSQEPILFNDTIRNNITLSDPDAPMSEVESAARIANAYRFIENKPEQFDTNIGDRGAKLSGGEKQRLTIARAVLKNPPILILDEATSSLDTESERLVQDAINNMMKNRTSLVIAHRLSTVRHADEIIVLNKGEIAERGSHTELMQIQGGIYKKLVDMQEMV